Proteins encoded in a region of the Lemur catta isolate mLemCat1 chromosome 14, mLemCat1.pri, whole genome shotgun sequence genome:
- the NKX6-2 gene encoding homeobox protein Nkx-6.2 — protein MDANRPGAFVLGSAPLAALHSMAEMKTSLFPYALQGPAGFKAPALGGLGAQLPLGTPHGISDILGRPVGAAGGGLLGGLPRLNGLASSAGVYFGPAAAVARGYPKPLAELPGRAPIFWPGVVQGSPWRDPRLAGPAQAGAGLDKDGKKKHSRPTFSGQQIFALEKTFEQTKYLAGPERARLAYSLGMTESQVKVWFQNRRTKWRKRHAAEMASAKKKQDSDAEKLKVGGSDAEDDDEYNRPLDPNSDDEKITRLLRKHKPSNLALVSPCGGGAGDAL, from the exons ATGGACGCTAACCGGCCGGGCGCGTTCGTGCTGGGCAGTGCGCCGCTGGCCGCCCTGCACAGCATGGCCGAGATGAAGACGTCGCTGTTCCCCTACGCGCTGCAGGGCCCCGCCGGCTTCAAGGCGCCCGCGCTGGGCGGCCTGGGCGCGCAACTGCCGCTCGGCACCCCGCACGGCATCAGCGACATCCTGGGGCGGCCCGTgggcgcggcgggcggcggcCTCCTGGGCGGCCTGCCCCGCCTCAACGGGCTCGCCTCGTCCGCCGGCGTCTACTTCGGGCCCGCGGCCGCCGTGGCGCGCGGCTACCCCAAGCCGCTGGCCGAGCTGCCCGGGCGCGCGCCCATCTTCTGGCCCGGCGTGGTGCAGGGCTCGCCCTGGAGGGACCCGCGCCTGGCCGGCCCGG CGCAAGCCGGCGCGGGGCTGGACAAGGACGGCAAGAAGAAGCACTCGCGGCCGACCTTCTCGGGCCAGCAGATCTTCGCGCTGGAGAAGACTTTCGAGCAGACCAAGTACCTGGCGGGCCCCGAGCGCGCGCGCCTCGCCTACTCCCTGGGCATGACCGAGAGCCAGGTCAAG GTGTGGTTCCAGAACCGCCGGACCAAGTGGCGCAAGCGGCACGCGGCGGAGATGGCGTCGGCCAAGAAGAAGCAGGACTCGGACGCCGAGAAGCTGAAGGTGGGCGGCTCAGACGCGGAGGACGACGACGAGTACAACCGGCCCCTGGACCCCAACTCGGACGACGAGAAGATCACGCGGCTGCTCAGGAAGCACAAACCCTCGAACTTGGCGCTGGTCAGCCCgtgcggcggcggcgcgggggaCGCCCTGTGA